The following DNA comes from Candidatus Binatia bacterium.
CGCTGCCGAGGAAGAACACGGCGCCGATCAAGGCGAAGAGAGCGTTTGCCGTCCACGCGGCGACCACCGGTGGGAGCAGCTCTCCTTTGCCGAGGCTGGTCGTGAGCGCGAGGACGACCCAGTAGCTGAAGCCCACCACCAGGGCGATGCCCACGTTCGCGGCCGAACTGGATTGGCGGCTGTGTCGTGATGCCAGGGGAATCGCGATGAGGGACATCACGAGGCTCGCGAACGGCAGCGCGATTTTCAGCCACAACTCGACCTGCGAGTCCTGTGTGTTGATGCCCTTGGCCGCAAGCTGACGGGTCTGCTCGGCGAGGGCCGCGTAGCTCATGTGCTCGGCGTCCCGGTAGACGCCGGTGAAGTCCTTGGGCGTTTCCTTCAGCCCGAGCCCGTTGGGCTCTAGTGTCTTCGTTTCGACCTCTCCACTCGGGGCGACAATCACTTCGTAGGCGCCCTCGCTGTCCCAACCACTTCCGTTCCAGCGGGCGAGTGTCGCAGAGACGATGCGCCGTAGTTGGAAGTCGTCGTTGAACTCGTACCGGGTCAGACCGTGAATCTCGCTCTTCTTGGGGTCGAATCGGTCGATGTTCGTGAAGCCGCGCCTGTCCTGGTACCAGAGCTCGCGCTGCCGAAAGTGCGCTCGGTACGTCTTGTTCTTGATCTCTACGGTTTCGATGTAGTCCGAGCGGGCTGCACTTGGAGGGACGACGTACTCGTTGAAGGCGAGCATGGCGACCGAGAGGACACCGCACGCGAGCACGATCGGTGTTGCGATCTGCCAGAGGCTGATCCCGCACGCTCGCATCGCCATGAGTTCCGCCCGCCGGGCGAGCCCGCCGAGACCGAGGAGGGTAGCGGCCAGGACTGCCGCGGGCATGATCTGAGCGACGATCAGAGGGATCTTTAGGAGAAAATAGATGACGACCTGGGCGGTCGTGGGATCGTGCTGGAGGAAGCGTGGGATCCGCTCGAAGAAATCGATGCAGAGGTAGAGCAGGATGAACGCGGAGAGCGTCATGAAGAGTGCGCGTCCGAACTCGGTGAGCAGATAGCGCGCGACGGTCGGCAGCCAGAGGCTTCTGCTCATGACTCGGACCGCGCGGTCTGGAACTGGTTTCGAATCGAGTCGATCAAGCCGCTGGCTTTCCCCTCGAAGGGCGGCCGGGCCTCGCGCGATGCCCGGAAGAACAGGATCATGCCCGACACTCCCAGGATCGAGTTGGGAAGCCAGAGGGCGACCGGGACGGGCAGCACCTCGTTCGCGGCGAGCGCATCGCCGGCGGTGAGCAGCAGGTAGTAGATGAGAATTATGGCGAGGCTCATGGCGAGCCCTCGGGAGCGCACGGCTCGCACGGGCTGGAGTCCCAGCGGGATTGCGAGCAGCGGGAAGATCAGCGCCGCAAAGGGAATCGCCACGCGTCGCGCGAGTTCGATCCGTTCGCTCAGCGCCTTCTCGGTCGTCCCCGAACTGTCCGCCACGATCTTTTGCAGCTCTGCGAACGGGATCTCGCTCGGGTCGCGGTCGCGGGTCTCGAACTGCCCCAATGCCTGTCCGAGGTCGAGGGAGACGTCGTACTCGACGAAGTCGGTCTTGTGGAACTCCTTGTGTGCGGGCTCGTTCGTGAACGTGACCCCGTCCTGGAGCCGCAGGTGGAGCGTTTGCGCGGTCTCGTCGGCAACGAGGGTCCCGCGGCTCGCGATGACGGTATTCTCTTGTTCGGGGTTCCGCCGATCCGAAAGGAGGATGCGCCGGAGCTCCGTACCCGGGGGCTCGATCTCCTCCACGTAGATCACGAGGCCTGCGAAGTCGTCGTTGAAGACGTGCTCGGTGAGCCCGGCCGTTGCCCGAGTTCGGGCGAGTTCGAAGATTCCAGTCTTCAGCCGAGTATTGCCCCAGGGCCGGGCGTGCAGGGAGAGCATCATCGATGCGGCAAAGATCAGCACGGCGAATGCCGCGATCGGGACCGAAATCTGGTAGAGGCTCAGACCAGATGCCCGTAGTGCGATGAGCTCGCTGTCCGACGACATCCGTCCGATGGCCATGAGGATCGCGAGGAGAAGCGCCATCGGGACCGTGACCTCCAGGAACGCCGGGAGAATGTACGAAAACAACAGCAGGACCTGTCCCAGTGGCACCCCACGGTTCACCACGAGTTCCACCAGCTTCATGATGCGGGCGATCAGTAAGATGAACGTGAACAGGGCAAGGCCGGCAGCGAATGGGCCCAGCACCTGCAGGAACACGTAACGGTGAAGCGTTCGCCCCATGGAAGTGACTCGGCGATGCTAACGGACGCCCGAAAAGGTGTAAAACGTCGTGAGCGTGGCCGCCGCGGTCGACCTTCATATGTGGCCTGCGGCTGGCACGCGGTCGCCGCCTTTCTCAAGGCGCGCCCGGACGATGTCGAGGGCATTCTCGCGACCCGGGAGAATCGTACTCAGGCGGAATACCTGGCCTCGGACGCCAAGGTGCGGGTGGAGACCAGCGACCCCAAGTCTCTGGGAGCTCTCTCTGGAGGTGCCACCCACCAGGGGATAGCCGCCCTGGGCCGACCCCCCCGATTCTGGGACCTCGAGGAGGTCCTGGCGACCAAACCCGACATTCTGGTGGTTTTGGACGGTCTGACCGACCCTCGGAACATCGGCGCGATCCTGCGAACGGCCGAAGCCGCCGGGGCGGGGGGCGTGATCGTCGCAAAGGACCGGGCTCCCGGCCTGACACCGTCGCTGGTTAAGGCCGCGGCGGGGGCGGTCGAATGGCTCCCGATCGCCCGGGTCACGAACCTGGTCAGGTCCCTCGGTACTCTGCGATCGGCCGGAATCTGGGTGATCGGGCTGGACGGCGAGGCGGAGCTGAATCTGGGGGAGCCGGGGGCCGTTCCAGGTCTACCGGCGGCGCTGGTGATGGGTGCGGAGGGGGAGGGCGTCCGGCCGCTGATGCAAAAGAGCTGCGACCGGTTGGTCGGGATCCCGATGACGGGCCGAACCGAGTCTCTGAACGTCTCCGTAGCTGCCGGAATCGGACTTTGGGAACTCTCTCGCCTTCGTCGCGGGGCGTCATCTTGACACTCCCGAATTCTCTTTGGTAACAACGAAGTTTGACCCGCTTCCCGGAGCGTCGATAGGGAAGGTGTGGTTTCGGGGCGGCGATGCAAGTTTCTTTAGAAAAAACAATAAGTTGGGGCTGTATCGCGCGGCGCAGCAGGCGTCTCGAAGCGCCGATGTAGCTCAATTGGAAGAGCAACTGATTTGTAATCAGTAGGTTGTCGGTTCGAGTCCGATCATCGGCTCGCTCAGCGACGGGTGTCTCGGAGAGGTACCCAAGTGGCCAACGGGAGCAGACTGTAAATCTGCCGGCTTATGCCTTCGGAGGTTCGAATCCTCCCCTCTCCATGGGGAAGAATCCGAGAATTGAACAGTTGGAAGTCAGGGTCGGGCGGGAATAGCTCAGCTGGCTAGAGCACGAGCCTTCCAAGCTCGGGGTCGCGGGTTCGAATCCCGTTTCCCGCTTTCGATAGAGGGTCGAGCCCCATGCCTGGGGGAGCGGCACCAAACACTCGGTACTATACAGGCCCAGGTAGCTCAGTCGGCAGAGCACGTCCTTGGTAAGGACGAGGTCGGCGGTTCGATCCCGCTCCTGGGCTCGTTCGGAATGTAAGTCGCACGATTAGGCGAGGAAGAAGAAGAAGATGCGAGATCTCGTGGCGCTTCAGTGTGAAGAATGTAAACGCAAGAACTACACGACCACGCGGAACAAGAAGCGTACGACCGAAAAGCTCACGATGAAGAAGTTCTGTGCAGCGTGTCGGAGTCACCGCCCTCACAAAGAGGTCAAAGTCTGATCGTGCGTCGGGCGTCCGAGGGCCAGTAGCTCTAATTGGCTAGAGCATCGGACTCCAAATCCGAGGGTTGCAGGTTCGAATCCTGCCTGGCCTGCTGCCCGGCTGTCTCGACCGGGGTGGTCGAGGCAAAATCAGACTCAAAGCAGTTTTTAAGAAGGGAACACGGACGAAATGGCGAAGCAGTCGGAAAGCCGCGGTGCTCAGGGCGGTGCCCAGAGCAAGGTGGGTGAGATAATTTCGGCTGGTCCGCGTTCGATCCAGTTCGTAAAAGAAGCATGGCAGGAGTTGCAGAAGGTCCACTGGCCTACCCGCAAGGAGACCTACCAGGCGACTGCCGTCGTCCTGGTGGTCGTCGGAATTTCAGCGGTTTTCCTGGGTTTGGTCGACTTCGCACTCTCGTTCGCCATGCAATACATCATGGGCACTTCATGAGTGGCCCGGGCCTGCCGGCATTCCTGCAGACCCCCAACGTCGCGAGGAAATAATTGATGTCCGGTTCGACGGAGTCTTCCGGAGGCGCATCGCCGCCTGCCGCGGGACGCTGGTACGTCGTCCACACATACTCGGGGTACGAGGCCAAAGTGAAGGCCTCGCTCGACGAGCGTCGTCGCTCGGAGACCGCCAAGAAGCAGGCCGAACTGGCCAACCTCGAGGCGAGAGAGAATCCGAACGACAAAGAACTGGTGGTCATCGCCGAGTTCAAAGTCGCGCTCGAGCAGTTGGACTCGTTTCAGAACATTTTGGTACCGGCCGAGAAGGTCGTCGAGCTCGTAAAAGGGCAACGACGCACCTCTACGCGCAAGTTCTTCCCGGGCTACATCCTGGTCAACGTCGGGATCCTCGGGGACTTCATCAAGGGGCTGATCAAGTCTACGCCGCGGGTCACGGGATTCGTCGGCGGGACGGACGATCCCCCCGCGATCAGCGAGTCGGAAGTCATGGAGATCACCCAGCAGATGGAAGAGGGGGCTACCAAGCCCAGGGTCCTCTTCTCTGCAGGCGACAGCGTCAAGGTGATCGACGGTCCGTTCCAGGACTTCAACGGTACGGTGGAAGAAGTGAAGCCCGAAAAGGGCAAGCTCCGCGTCCTGATCAGCATCTTTGGTCGGGCTACGCCTGTGGAGCTGGAATTCGTTCAGGTCGAAAAGGCCTGATCGGACTAGTCGAGGAAACAAAGTGGCAAAGAAGGTCATCGGAGAGATCAAACTCCAGATTCCGGCAGGTTCGGCGAACCCGAGCCCGCCCGTGGGTCCTGCACTCGGTCAGCGTGGCGTGAACATCATGGAGTTCTGCAAGGCGTTCAACGCCCAGACGCAGAGCCAAGCCGGGTTGATCATCCCGGTCATCATCACGGTGTACGCGGACCGTTCATTCACTTTCATCACGAAGACCCCGCCCGCTTCAGTTCTGCTGAAGAAGGCCGCGGGCCTTCAGAAGGGATCGCAGGAGCCGCGCCGAACGATGGTCGGTGAGGTTACGCGCGCTCAGGTGCGTGAGATCGCAACGACCAAGCTGCCCGACTTGAACGCCGTCACGATGGATGCGGCGGAGCGCATCGTCGAAGGGACGGCGCGCAGCATGGGCCTAACGGTGGTGGACTGAATCATGGGGCACCTGAGTAAGAGACTGACGAAGGCCCGTGAGGGGATCGACCGCACGCGGCGCTACTCGCTGGCGGAGGCCCTCGGCCTCGCCGTCGAAGCGGCGCCCGCGAAGTTCGACGAGACCGTCGAACTGGCCGTGGTTTTGGGCGTCGACCCCCGCCAGGCAGAGCAGAACGTTCGCGGCACCTGCCAGCTCCCGCACGGGACCGGCAAGAGCGTGCGCGTCCTCGTGTTCGCCAAGGGGGACAAGATCAAAGAGGCGGAAGACGCCGGTGCCGACTTCGTCGGCGGCGACGATCTGGCTCAGAAGATCCAGGGCGAAGGCTGGCTCGAGTTCGACAAGGCCATCGCGACCCCAGACATGATGGCCGTCGTCGGCAAGCTCGGTAAGGTTCTCGGCCCTCGCGGCCTGATGCCGAACCCGAAGGTCGGGACCGTCACTATGGACGTGTCCAAGGCAGTCGCCGAGCTGAAGGCGGGCAAGGTCGAGTACCGCGTCGACAAGGCGGGGATCATCCACGTGCCGATCGGCAAGCGCTCTTTCGGCGCCGAGAAGCTCGTCGACAACGCCCAGTGCGTCATCGACAGCCTCCTGCGCGCCAAGCCGCAGGCCGCCAAGGGCACCTACATGAAGGCCATCGCCGTCTCGACGACGATGGGGCCGGGAATCCGCATCGATCCCGTGGCCGTGAAGGCGGCGGCTTGAGCCGCAGGGCTGTGGAGATCAACCCGTGAACGTCGAAGCCAAAGCCAAAGCGGAAGTCATCGAGGGTCTGAAGGACCGGCTCGGTCGGGCCAACATTGCGATCATCGCCGAGCCCAACGGCCTGAACGTCGCGGAGGTCACCGGCCTGCGCAACAAGATGCGCGAGATGGAAGGCGAGTACAAAATCGCCAAGAACACGCTCGCGCTCCGGGCTTTCAAAGAAAGTGATTTCGAGCCCCTGCATGAGATGCTGGTCGGCCAGACCGCGCTCGTGTTCGGGTACGGCGACCCCGTCGCCGTCGCCAAGGAGCTCGTCAAGTTCACCAAGGACAATGCAGAGAAGCTCCAGATCAAAGGAGCGATTCTCGAAGGACAGCTCTTTGCGGGAGAAGACGTAAAGCAGCTTGCGAAGCTCAAGACGAAGGATGAGCTCCGCTCGCAGCTTCTCAGTGTTCTCACTGCACCGGCCACGCAACTCGTACGGCTTCTCAGTGAGCCGGCGAACCAGCTGGCGCGTGTCATTAAGGCGCGCGGCGACTCGGGCGCCCCGGCAGACTGAAGCCCGCCACACCGACAACCAGAACCCCTGGGCGGCCCAATAGGCCGCTAAGAAGTAGGTAAGGAGAGAACATGCCCATCACGGCGGAGAAGATGAACGAGATCATCGACCAGCTTTCGGAGCTGACGATCATGGAAGTTTCGCAGCTTGTGAGCGCGCTCGAGGAGAAGTGGGGCGTCAGTGCTGCTGCTCCGGTCGCGGTCGCTGCAGCTGGAGCCGGCGGCGACGCCGGCGGCGAGGCCGCGCCCGAGAAGGATGAGTTCAACGTCATCCTGAAGGCGGCCGGCGAGAAGAAGATCCAGGTCATCAAGGCGGTACGCGAGATCACTGGTCTCGGCCTGAAGGAAGCCAAGGATCTCGTCGACGGCGCGCCCAAGGCGGTTAAGGAAGGCGCGACCAAGGACGAGGCCGAAGAGATGAAGAAGAAGATCGAGGAGGCCGGCGGTACCGTCGAGCTGGACTAGCGCGTCACGCGTCGGCGATGCCGCGCGGGTCAAAAAGTAGTTTTTTCAAGATGGCACGGGCCAGAAATGTGCCCGTGCGTCTTGTCGTCGGAAGGCCAGTCGCCGTCTGGCGCCCCGGATTCTTCGGGGCGGCTAAGACGGCATTAGGAGCGTAGATGGCATCTCAGGTTGCTGAGAATTTCCGTCCCAGGCGTAACTTCGGGAAGATCAAGAAGGTTGTCGACATCCCGAATCTCATCGAGATTCAGCGGCGGTCGTACGACGACTTCCTGCAGAAGGACGTCGCCTCGGATGAGCGCACAGACCTCGGTCTGCAGGCGGTCTTCAAGTCCGTCTTCCCGATTCGCGACTTCAACGACACCTCTGAGCTGGACTTCGTCAGCTACACGATTGGCCAGCCGAAGTTCGACATCGACGAGTGTCATCAGCGCGGGAACAACTACGCCGCACCGCTAAAGGTGACCGTCCATCTGGTCATCTACGACGTCGATCCGGCGACCGGCGCGCGCTCGATCAAGAACGTGAAGGAGCAGGAGGTCTACTTCGGCGAGATTCCGCTGATGACCCCGCACGGCACGTTCATGATCAACGGCACGGAGCGCGTCATCGTTTCGCAGCTCCACCGTTCCCCGGGCGTCTTCTTCGACGACGACAAGGGCAAGACCCACTCCTCGGGCAAGCTCCTCTTCAAGGCCCGCATCATTCCGTATCGTGGCTCCTGGATCGATCTCGAATTCGACCCGCGGGACATCATGTACGTGCGCATCGACCGTCGCCGGAAGTTCCATGCATCCGTGCTGCTGCGCGCCCTCGGGATGAACACCGAGGATCTGCTCAACTACTACTATAAGAAGGACACGATCGTCCTGAAGGACGGCCAGGCGAGCCGTATCTTCCGTCCCGAGCTTCACGGCGGGATCAAGGTCGGCCGCGACATCCGTCATCCGGACAGTAACGTGATCCTCATCAAGGAGGGCCGCAAGCTCACGAAGGGCGCATTGCGGCAGCTCGAGGGCGCCGGCGTCGAGCTGCTGCCCATCGCCTCAGAGGACCTCATCGGCAAGGTCGCCTGCTACGACATCCCGGATCCGGATACCGGTGAGGTGTTGATCGAGTGCAACGAGGAGATCACTCCGGAGATCCTCGAGGTGCTGCAGGAGCGCAAGATCAACCGCTTCGACGTGCTCTTCGTCGAGAGCACTGGTCCCTGGCTTCGCAACACGATGCTGCAGGACAAGGTCGCTGACTCGGACGAGGCGATCATGGAGATCTACAAGCGTCTCCGCCCGGGTGATCCGCCGACCCGCGAGACGGCCCGTACGTTCTTCGACAACCTGTTCTTCAACAAGGACCGCTACGATCTCTCGAAGGTCGGCCGCCTCAAGCTGAACCACAAGCTGCGAGTCGATGCGCCCCTCGATCAGGGCACCCTTCGCGCCGCCGACATCCTCGAGGTCGTTCGCTACCTGAACGATCTGAAAAACGGCATCGGCCAGATCGACGATATCGATCACCTCGGCAACCGGCGTGTTCGCGCGGTCGGCGAGTTGGTCGAGAATCAGTACCGCATCGGTCTGGTTCGCATGGAGCGCGCCATCAAGGAGCGCATGAGCCTGCAGGACATCGAGACGCTGATGCCGCAGGAGTTGATCAACTACAAACCGGTCGCGGCCGTGATCAAGGAGTTCTTCGGCTCCTCGCAGCTGTCCCAGTTCATGGATCAGACGAACCCGCTCTCGGAGGTCACCCACAAGCGTCGCCTTTCGGCACTCGGACCGGGTGGTCTCACGCGCGAGCGGGCGGGCTTCGAGGTTCGCGACGTTCACCCGACCCACTATGGTCGTGTCTGTCCGATTGAGACTCCTGAAGGCCCGAACATCGGTCTGATCGCGTCGCTCTCGACCTACGCCCGGGTGAACAACTACGGCTTCGTCGAGACTCCGTACCGCAAGGCGGCCGAAGGTTCCGTCACCGACGAGATCCGATACCTGTCCGCACTCGAAGAGGAAGATCACGTGATCGCCCAGGCGAACGCGAAGGTCGACCCCGAGGGCAACTTCACGGCGAATCTGATCTCGGCGCGTGCGGCGGGTGAGTTCCAGCAGGTGCCTCCTAGTCAGATCGAGTTCATGGACGTGTCGCCGAACCAGTTGGTGTCGGTGGCGGCCTCGCTCATCCCGTTCCTCGAGAACGATGATGCGAACCGTGCGCTCATGGGATCGAACATGCAGCGGCAGGCGGTGCCTCTCCTGCGTACCGACGCTCCGCTCGTGGGCACCGGCGTCGAGTCGATCGTCGCCCGGGACTCGGGTGTGACACTGGTCGCGCAGCGCGACGGGGTCGTCGAGAGCGTCGATGCCACGCGGATCGTGATTCGTGCCGACAAGCTCAAGACCGACGGCAACGACACCGGAATCGATATCCACTCCCTGGTGAAGTACCAGCGCTCGAACCAGAGCACGTGCATCAACCAGAAGCCGATCGTCAAGACCGGCGACCGAGTGACGGCCGGCGACGTCATCGCCGACGGTCCCGCCACGGAGATGGGCGAGTTGGCACTCGGCCGGAACGTCCTCGTGGCCTTCATGCCCTGGGGTGGCTACAACTTCGAGGACTCGATTCTCATCAGTGAGCGTGTGGTGAAGGAGGATCTCTTCACCTCGGTGCACATCGAAGAGTTCGAGTGCGTCGCACGCGACACGAAGCTCGGCCCCGAAGACATCACGCGGGACATTCCGAACGTCGGTGAGGAGGCCTTGGCCGATCTCGACGAGTCGGGAATCATCCGCATCGGTGCCGAGGTTCATCCGAGCGACATCCTCGTCGGCAAGATCACCCCGAAGGGTGAGACGCAGCTGTCTCCGGAAGAGAAGCTCCTCCGCGCCATCTTCGGCGAGAAGGCGGGCGAGGTTCGTGACACCTCCCTCAAGGTGCCCCCGGGCGTCGAGGGTACGGTCATCGAGGCGCGCGTGTTCTCCCGCAAGGGCGTCACGAAGGATGAGCGCTCGCGTCAGATCGAAGAGGATGAGGTTGCCCGTCTGAAGAAGGACGAGGAAGACCAGGTCCGCATTCTTCGCGAGAGCACCGGGCGGAAGGCCAAGAGCCTTCTCGTCGGGAAGACCACCACGACTCGTGTGAGCGACGACCATCGTCGTCAGTTGCTGGCCAAGGGCCAGGAGCTCACCGCCGAGGACATCGACGAGAACGTTCCGTCGGCGTACTGGGGCGACATCCGCATCGGTGACGAGGCGGCCGAGCAGGAGTTGGAGCAGACCTGTCGCGCGATGCGCGAGCAGATCGACCGGCTGAACTCGGTCACGGTCGAGAAGATCGAGCGCCTCCAGGGCGGCGACGAACTCGCACCGGGCGTCATTAAGATGGTCAAGGTTTTCGTGGCCATCAAACGCAAGTTGCAGGTCGGCGACAAGATGGCCGGTCGCCACGGCAACAAGGGCGTTTTGTCCCGGATCCTTCCGGAAGAGGACATGCCCTATCTGGCCGACGGTACTCCGGTCGACATCGTCCTCAACCCGCTCGGCGTTCCGTCCCGCATGAACGTGGGACAGATCCTCGAGACGCATCTGGGCTGGGCGGCACGGAACCTTGGGGTGGGGCTCAATGCGGCCGCCTCGAACGGTGGCGATACGGAGCATCTGCGTTCGGAGCTCACGGATCTCTACGGGGAGCAGTACAAAGAGGTCTTCTCCGATCTCGAAGAAGGTGACCTCAAGTCGATCGCGAAGAAGGCCGCGGGTGGCATTCACACCGCCACGCCGGTCTTCGACGGGGCGTCGGAGGACGAGATTTTCGGCCTCCTCACCCGGGCGGGTCTGTCGGATACCGGTCAGACGACGTTGTACGACGGCAAGAGCGGCGAGGCGTTCTCGCAGCCGGTGACCGTCGGCATCATCTACATCCTGAAGCTTCACCACCTCGTCGACGACAAGATCCACGCTCGTTCGACGGGCCCGTACTCTCTCGTCACGCAGCAGCCTCTGGGTGGCAAGGCTCAGTTCGGTGGGCAGCGTCTCGGTGAGATGGAGGTGTGGGCACTCGAGGCGTACGGCGCCGCCTACACCCTGCAGGAGATGTTGACGGTGAAATCAGACGACGTGGTCGGTCGCACGCGAATGTACGAAGCCATCGTCAAGGGCGAGTCCGTCCTCGAGCCGGGTCTGCCGGAGTCCTTCAACGTCATGTTGAAGGAGCTGCAGAGCCTCGGCCTCGATGTCGAGCTGCTCGAGGAAGAAACCCAACAAACGCCACCCCCGGCGATCCCGGCGGCGGAGTAGGAGGAGCGTATGGAAGATCTCTTCAGTCTCTTTGAGAAGCCGAAGAACCCTATCGCCTTCGGATCCCTCCGTATTTCCATAGGCTCTCCGGAGATCATCCGTTCGTGGTCGCACGGTGAGGTGAAGAAGCCGGAGACCATCAACTACCGGACGTTCAAGCCGGAGCGCGATGGTCTCTTCTGCGCAAAGATCTTCGGACCGACGAAGGACTACGAGTGCAATTGCGGCAAGTACAAGCGCATGCGTCACCGTGGTGTCGTCTGTGAGAAGTGCGGCGTCGAGGTCATTCAGAGCAAGGTTCGCCGCGAGCGCATGGGTCACATCGACCTGGCGACGCCCGTTGCGCACATCTGGTTTCTGAAGAGCCTTCCATCACGCATCGGCACGGCGCTCGACCTGACGCTGAAAGAGGTCGAGAAGGTTCTGTACTTCGAGTCCTACGTCGTGATGGACCCGAAGGACACGCCGCTCCAGAAGAACGAGCTTCTCACCGAGACCGCTTACCGCCAGGCGATCGAG
Coding sequences within:
- the rpoB gene encoding DNA-directed RNA polymerase subunit beta; the encoded protein is MASQVAENFRPRRNFGKIKKVVDIPNLIEIQRRSYDDFLQKDVASDERTDLGLQAVFKSVFPIRDFNDTSELDFVSYTIGQPKFDIDECHQRGNNYAAPLKVTVHLVIYDVDPATGARSIKNVKEQEVYFGEIPLMTPHGTFMINGTERVIVSQLHRSPGVFFDDDKGKTHSSGKLLFKARIIPYRGSWIDLEFDPRDIMYVRIDRRRKFHASVLLRALGMNTEDLLNYYYKKDTIVLKDGQASRIFRPELHGGIKVGRDIRHPDSNVILIKEGRKLTKGALRQLEGAGVELLPIASEDLIGKVACYDIPDPDTGEVLIECNEEITPEILEVLQERKINRFDVLFVESTGPWLRNTMLQDKVADSDEAIMEIYKRLRPGDPPTRETARTFFDNLFFNKDRYDLSKVGRLKLNHKLRVDAPLDQGTLRAADILEVVRYLNDLKNGIGQIDDIDHLGNRRVRAVGELVENQYRIGLVRMERAIKERMSLQDIETLMPQELINYKPVAAVIKEFFGSSQLSQFMDQTNPLSEVTHKRRLSALGPGGLTRERAGFEVRDVHPTHYGRVCPIETPEGPNIGLIASLSTYARVNNYGFVETPYRKAAEGSVTDEIRYLSALEEEDHVIAQANAKVDPEGNFTANLISARAAGEFQQVPPSQIEFMDVSPNQLVSVAASLIPFLENDDANRALMGSNMQRQAVPLLRTDAPLVGTGVESIVARDSGVTLVAQRDGVVESVDATRIVIRADKLKTDGNDTGIDIHSLVKYQRSNQSTCINQKPIVKTGDRVTAGDVIADGPATEMGELALGRNVLVAFMPWGGYNFEDSILISERVVKEDLFTSVHIEEFECVARDTKLGPEDITRDIPNVGEEALADLDESGIIRIGAEVHPSDILVGKITPKGETQLSPEEKLLRAIFGEKAGEVRDTSLKVPPGVEGTVIEARVFSRKGVTKDERSRQIEEDEVARLKKDEEDQVRILRESTGRKAKSLLVGKTTTTRVSDDHRRQLLAKGQELTAEDIDENVPSAYWGDIRIGDEAAEQELEQTCRAMREQIDRLNSVTVEKIERLQGGDELAPGVIKMVKVFVAIKRKLQVGDKMAGRHGNKGVLSRILPEEDMPYLADGTPVDIVLNPLGVPSRMNVGQILETHLGWAARNLGVGLNAAASNGGDTEHLRSELTDLYGEQYKEVFSDLEEGDLKSIAKKAAGGIHTATPVFDGASEDEIFGLLTRAGLSDTGQTTLYDGKSGEAFSQPVTVGIIYILKLHHLVDDKIHARSTGPYSLVTQQPLGGKAQFGGQRLGEMEVWALEAYGAAYTLQEMLTVKSDDVVGRTRMYEAIVKGESVLEPGLPESFNVMLKELQSLGLDVELLEEETQQTPPPAIPAAE